The region TACTGTACCCCGCTCTTTGGCTCCTTGTGTTTCTTGTTCCTATTCAGCCTATTATTGCCGGTAGTTGGAATCGTAGGCACTGCGTGCTCGATGTTATTAGCCTTATATTTTCCCAAGAAGCAGCACAGCAATCATTGGCAATCCATAGAAGCCTTATCGCTGCCGCAAAGTTCCACAGAAGAGACGGTCACTCATTCGCTATTCGGAGCAGGGGCGCTGAGGGATATACTGGTGCACAGTGACTCGTCGGATCAACGTGCCTTGGCGGTGGCGGCCATTAGTCACCTCCCTCGTCAACAGTCTGTACCCTTACTCCAGCTGGCGCTGAAAGACGCGGCTGACTATACACGCTTATTGGCGTATGCGGCGTTAGAAGCCATTGAAAATCAAATTAATGAACAAATTGCCAATTACAAACAACGTTATCAACAGCAGCCGCTTCCTGATATTGCCTACAACATAGCCCAGCATTACTGGGAACTGTGCTACCTCGGTATTGCAGAAGGTATCTTGAAGAAACATTATCTGACGCAAGCCGAGCAGTATCTCAGGCTGTCGGTTGAGAAAAAAAGCGGTGCCTCTAATAGTCTGTTGTTGGGGCGGGTATTGCTTGCACAGCAGCGTCCAGAGGAAGCCATGATTCATTTAAAGCATGCCAGTCAGCAGGGATTGCAGTTAGAGCTGGTTGTGCCCTATCTGGCAGAAGCGGCCTATCTAGTAAAAGATTACGATCAGACTCGAGAGTATCTCTCCCTCCTGCCCGATAAAAATAGTAGCCAATTAAGCCAGCTCAAGGAGTATTGGTTATGACTAAAAAAATAGATATCTGCCTGCTATTGGAGGGAACTTACCCTTATGTGCGAGGCGGTGTATCTAGCTGGCTGCATCAAATCATCAGTGGGTTACCGCAGTATCACTTTCATCTTATTTTTCTCGGGGGCTCGCCGGAATTTTACGGTGAGCCAGTGTATGAGCTGCCGGACAATGTGGTCGGCTTTGAAGCGCATTACCTGTTACATACGCCCGACAAACTGACTCCAACTGCGCGTAAAGGTGACAGTGACATGTTTGAAAAGTGGGGCCAGCTTGTCGCTTACTTAGAGCAGGCAAAAGAACCCATACCTGACGAGCTACTGGATGCGGTTTTTTCAAAGCTTGGTAATAACAACAGTTTGTCTCTTGCAGATTTTCTCTACAGCCGCTCGTCTTGGGAAGTGCTGAGCAAGCGCTACCGAGACATCTCTCCTCACAAGTCTTTCGTCGATTATTTCTGGACGTACCGTAATATTCATCAACCTCTTTTTACGCTGGCGCATATTGCTGAAAACCTGCCGGACGCGAAGGTTTTTCATAGCCTCTCTACTGGTTATGCTGGATTTTTAGGTGCGCTATGCAAGCAGAAAACCAAACGACCCTACATCCTTACTGAGCACGGAATCTATACCAAAGAGCGAAAAATTGATTTGTCTCAGGCGAGTTGGATCGAAGACCGCCACAGCTTGATCGATATAAGTATGCATAAAGAAATGGATCAGACGCGAAAAACGTGGGTCCGCTTTTTCGAGCAATTGGGCCTTACCGCCTATCATAAAGCTGACAAGATCATATCGTTGTTTGAAGGAAACCGGCAGCGTCAGCATGCCGACGGCGCCCCTGAATACAAAACACAAGTTATCACCAACGGTATTGATGTTGCCCGCTTTGAAGAGACTTATGCTCAACGGCCCGTCACGCCTCCGTTAGTGGTGGGCTTGATCGGGCGAGTGGTGCCTATTAAAGATATTAAAACGTTTATCCGTG is a window of Oceanisphaera sp. IT1-181 DNA encoding:
- the pelF gene encoding GT4 family glycosyltransferase PelF, translating into MTKKIDICLLLEGTYPYVRGGVSSWLHQIISGLPQYHFHLIFLGGSPEFYGEPVYELPDNVVGFEAHYLLHTPDKLTPTARKGDSDMFEKWGQLVAYLEQAKEPIPDELLDAVFSKLGNNNSLSLADFLYSRSSWEVLSKRYRDISPHKSFVDYFWTYRNIHQPLFTLAHIAENLPDAKVFHSLSTGYAGFLGALCKQKTKRPYILTEHGIYTKERKIDLSQASWIEDRHSLIDISMHKEMDQTRKTWVRFFEQLGLTAYHKADKIISLFEGNRQRQHADGAPEYKTQVITNGIDVARFEETYAQRPVTPPLVVGLIGRVVPIKDIKTFIRAIRGAVEVMPTLQGWIIGPTEEDPSYARECELLIDSLGLTEHVKLLGNQNVAEMMPKLGVVMLTSISEAQPLVLLEAMASGIPCIATEVGACREIIHGAPGEDASMGAAGSIIQIASPVQAAHAIIDTLTNTSQWHKTGDIGKQRVTRYYNETDMHHVYRTLYQEAIDGGNRF